The following are from one region of the Symmachiella macrocystis genome:
- a CDS encoding DUF4419 domain-containing protein: MHTADRDEKPSYLIRDRDTKFTAQFDEVFKYKRELMSGGDLITGWITDFFPYLEDREGRNCRNWSFEQDREIQTSDLPGSLSKMPFVWHFRGKPLSMEFIAGFTAFTQDEEDFSVRPKIGWAIREVNEESSS, from the coding sequence ATGCACACCGCCGATCGCGACGAAAAGCCATCCTATCTGATTCGCGACCGCGACACAAAGTTCACGGCACAGTTCGACGAAGTGTTCAAATACAAACGGGAATTAATGAGCGGTGGCGACCTCATTACCGGATGGATCACCGACTTCTTTCCGTATCTTGAGGATCGGGAAGGCAGGAACTGCCGCAATTGGTCGTTTGAGCAGGATCGCGAAATTCAAACCAGCGATCTCCCCGGTAGTCTTTCGAAAATGCCATTCGTTTGGCATTTTCGTGGTAAACCATTGTCAATGGAGTTTATCGCTGGGTTCACCGCATTCACTCAAGACGAAGAAGATTTCTCCGTCCGACCGAAAATCGGATGGGCTATTCGAGAGGTAAATGAAGAGTCATCGTCTTGA
- a CDS encoding lysophospholipid acyltransferase family protein: MRDPTKASPSQRRSYHARTWGWVGVRALRILTATWSEHHEGLHLLDELLENKRPHIMTFWHRKFVTLFPLLQGRPVCVATAASPPGDIIADMCDRFGYLSVQIPDHGRDHSLNLMGKAFAHADQASMAVDGPHGPYHAVKQGAIQLASELGHLIVPVSVATRRNIVLSHRWDQLEIPVAFTRVSLVIGDPINIPANLSQDKLPSWTKRLHDVLEELDERAERKVREL; the protein is encoded by the coding sequence ATGCGCGATCCGACAAAGGCCAGTCCATCACAGCGCCGATCTTATCACGCAAGAACTTGGGGTTGGGTCGGGGTGCGGGCCTTACGTATTCTCACTGCTACCTGGAGCGAGCATCACGAAGGACTGCACCTCCTGGATGAGTTGCTAGAAAACAAGCGTCCACACATCATGACGTTCTGGCATCGCAAGTTCGTTACACTCTTTCCGTTACTGCAAGGTCGGCCTGTTTGCGTTGCTACAGCGGCCTCTCCGCCTGGTGACATCATTGCAGACATGTGTGACAGATTTGGATATCTAAGCGTCCAGATTCCCGACCATGGCAGAGATCATTCGTTGAACTTGATGGGAAAAGCATTCGCCCATGCTGATCAAGCCAGCATGGCTGTTGACGGACCGCATGGTCCTTACCATGCCGTGAAGCAGGGTGCCATTCAGCTCGCATCTGAACTTGGTCATTTGATTGTTCCTGTCTCAGTTGCCACTCGACGGAATATCGTTCTCTCGCACCGATGGGACCAACTCGAAATTCCCGTCGCATTCACACGGGTGTCACTGGTCATCGGCGATCCGATCAATATTCCTGCGAATCTTTCCCAAGACAAATTACCCAGCTGGACCAAACGGCTGCATGATGTGTTGGAAGAACTCGACGAACGTGCAGAAAGAAAAGTTCGTGAACTCTGA
- a CDS encoding class I fructose-bisphosphate aldolase, with product MKLQVNDLLGADGDALLNYECTGITKESLHLPSPDFVDRVFMQSDRNPRVLVNLQRLFGHGRLQNTGYVSILPVDQGIEHSAGASFAPNPAYFDPENIVKLAIAGGCNAVASTFGVLGVVARSYAHKIPFIVKINHNELLTYPNTFDQIMFGRVQQAYDMGAAAVGATIYFGSVESSRQIVEVAEAFQKAHELGLATILWCYLRNSAFKADKDYHVAADLTGQANHLGVTLQADIIKQKLPENNGGYTALKCGKTSPLVYENLTSDHPIDLCRYQVANCYMGRSGLINSGGASAGAGDLAQAVRTAVINKRAGGMGLISGRKAFQRPMSEGVELLNAIQDVYLDPQITIA from the coding sequence ATGAAACTCCAGGTAAACGATCTACTCGGTGCTGACGGCGATGCATTGCTCAATTATGAATGCACGGGCATCACGAAGGAATCCTTGCACCTGCCATCGCCCGATTTTGTCGATCGCGTCTTCATGCAGAGCGACCGTAATCCTCGTGTATTGGTGAATTTGCAGCGGCTCTTCGGCCACGGAAGATTGCAAAACACTGGGTATGTTTCCATCTTGCCGGTCGATCAAGGCATCGAGCATTCCGCTGGCGCTTCATTCGCTCCGAATCCCGCCTATTTTGATCCCGAAAATATCGTCAAGCTGGCTATCGCCGGTGGCTGTAATGCCGTCGCATCAACGTTCGGCGTACTCGGCGTGGTTGCCCGCAGTTACGCTCACAAAATCCCGTTCATTGTGAAGATTAATCACAACGAATTGCTCACTTACCCAAATACTTTCGATCAAATTATGTTTGGACGCGTGCAGCAGGCATATGATATGGGCGCCGCCGCTGTTGGAGCTACGATCTACTTCGGTTCTGTCGAATCGTCGCGGCAGATCGTCGAAGTGGCTGAAGCATTCCAAAAGGCGCACGAACTCGGTCTGGCAACCATCCTCTGGTGCTACCTCCGTAACAGCGCGTTCAAAGCGGATAAAGATTATCACGTCGCGGCTGACCTGACCGGGCAAGCAAACCATCTGGGTGTCACGCTACAGGCTGACATTATCAAACAAAAGCTACCCGAGAACAACGGCGGCTATACGGCCTTGAAATGTGGTAAAACATCTCCATTGGTTTACGAGAACTTAACCAGTGATCATCCGATTGATTTATGCCGGTATCAGGTGGCCAACTGTTACATGGGGCGTAGCGGGTTGATCAATTCTGGCGGGGCCTCAGCCGGTGCCGGTGATTTGGCCCAAGCTGTGCGTACGGCTGTGATCAACAAGCGTGCGGGCGGCATGGGACTGATCAGCGGGCGCAAAGCGTTTCAACGGCCCATGTCCGAAGGCGTCGAGTTGTTAAACGCGATTCAAGATGTTTATCTGGACCCGCAGATCACAATTGCGTGA
- the glgX gene encoding glycogen debranching protein GlgX — MNTIGPGQSSPLGATVLDGGVNFSLFSRTANCVELLLFDREDDSKPSRVVVLEPVRNRTYYYWHTFVSDVRPGQIYGYRVQGPTDPARGLRFDSAKVLLDPYGRGVVTPQDYTRVAASTAGDNCATAMKSVVVDSAEYDWEGDVPLHRPSARTVIYETHIRGFTRNCNSGVTAQTRGTYAGLVEKIPYLKDLGITAVELLPIQAFDTQACPAGLVNYWGYQPVSYFSPHPAYSSRRDPLGPVTEFRDMVKALHRAGIEVILDVVFNHTAEGDHDGPTLCYRGIDNPTYYILENGGSRYADYSGCGNTLNANHPVVRRMILDSLLYWVTEMHVDGFRFDLASILSRDSSGRVLPNPPVLWDIESAPALAGTKIIAEAWDAAGLYQVGRFIGDAWKEWNGRFRDDTRDFFRGKPGMSSRMADRMLGSHEIYGHKGREAEQSINFITCHDGFTLNDLVSYDQKHNEANGEQNRDGADNNKSWNCGVEGPTNDTTIETLRNRQIKNFLTITMLSLGVPMIVMGDEVRRTQVGNNNAYCHDNATTWFDWSLVDKHADVHRFVKLLLARRLLRGVNHEEQRVSLTDMIGQASNSWHGVKLNQPDWSENSHSIALTAEHRNSSYHLIFNSYWEPLEFELPAASNGMPWQRWIDTSRSSPEDISEWPDLPPVSGNTYRVEPRSVVVLSAH, encoded by the coding sequence GTGAATACCATTGGACCGGGCCAGTCCTCACCCTTGGGGGCTACAGTTTTGGATGGCGGCGTCAATTTCAGCTTATTTTCGCGCACGGCAAATTGTGTGGAATTGCTGTTGTTTGACCGCGAAGACGATAGCAAGCCTTCCCGCGTGGTCGTCCTGGAGCCTGTCAGGAACCGCACGTATTATTATTGGCACACGTTTGTTTCGGATGTTCGGCCAGGTCAGATCTATGGCTATCGCGTTCAAGGCCCAACAGATCCCGCTCGTGGATTACGTTTCGACTCGGCAAAAGTTTTGCTGGACCCTTACGGTCGTGGCGTTGTGACCCCGCAGGATTACACACGCGTTGCCGCGTCAACCGCAGGCGATAATTGCGCGACCGCAATGAAAAGCGTGGTGGTGGATTCCGCGGAGTACGACTGGGAAGGGGATGTGCCGCTACACCGTCCCTCGGCCCGTACCGTCATCTATGAAACGCACATTCGTGGCTTCACGCGTAACTGCAATTCTGGCGTTACGGCCCAGACCCGTGGCACTTACGCTGGGTTGGTCGAAAAAATCCCATACCTTAAAGACCTGGGGATTACGGCGGTTGAACTGCTCCCGATTCAAGCATTCGATACGCAAGCGTGCCCTGCAGGTCTTGTTAATTACTGGGGCTATCAGCCAGTTTCGTATTTTTCTCCGCACCCAGCGTACAGCTCCCGTCGAGATCCGCTTGGCCCAGTAACCGAGTTCCGTGACATGGTCAAGGCACTTCATCGAGCGGGAATCGAGGTGATCCTGGATGTGGTTTTTAATCATACCGCAGAAGGAGACCACGACGGGCCAACACTCTGCTACCGTGGAATTGATAACCCGACTTACTACATCCTGGAAAACGGCGGATCGCGTTATGCGGACTATTCTGGCTGTGGGAATACACTCAATGCCAATCACCCGGTGGTCCGGCGAATGATCCTCGACAGCTTGCTTTATTGGGTGACCGAAATGCATGTCGATGGATTCCGGTTTGATCTCGCGTCAATTCTCTCACGTGACTCATCGGGTCGTGTATTGCCCAACCCACCAGTGCTTTGGGATATCGAATCGGCCCCTGCATTAGCCGGCACCAAAATAATTGCTGAAGCGTGGGACGCTGCTGGTCTTTACCAGGTCGGTCGATTCATCGGTGATGCTTGGAAAGAGTGGAATGGGCGATTCCGAGATGACACACGCGATTTCTTCCGAGGCAAACCTGGCATGTCCAGCCGTATGGCTGATCGGATGCTTGGCAGTCATGAGATCTATGGCCATAAGGGACGAGAGGCTGAACAAAGTATCAACTTTATCACCTGTCACGACGGTTTCACGCTCAATGACTTGGTTTCGTACGACCAGAAACATAATGAGGCAAACGGCGAACAAAATCGTGATGGAGCCGATAACAATAAGAGTTGGAACTGTGGCGTCGAAGGTCCGACAAATGACACAACCATCGAAACGTTGAGAAACAGGCAGATTAAGAATTTTTTGACCATCACCATGCTTTCACTGGGGGTCCCGATGATCGTCATGGGAGACGAAGTCCGCCGGACTCAAGTCGGGAACAACAACGCCTACTGCCACGACAATGCGACTACCTGGTTTGACTGGTCACTGGTAGACAAGCATGCGGACGTGCATCGATTCGTCAAGCTACTCTTGGCACGAAGGTTGTTACGGGGTGTCAATCATGAGGAACAGCGAGTGAGCCTGACTGACATGATCGGCCAGGCTAGTAATTCTTGGCACGGAGTGAAACTGAATCAACCAGACTGGAGCGAGAATTCGCATAGCATTGCCCTAACGGCCGAACATCGAAACTCGTCCTATCACCTGATCTTCAACAGCTACTGGGAACCGTTGGAATTCGAATTGCCCGCGGCGTCAAATGGCATGCCGTGGCAACGGTGGATTGACACATCGCGATCTTCGCCCGAGGACATCAGTGAATGGCCGGATCTACCGCCAGTATCCGGAAATACTTATCGAGTCGAGCCTCGTTCAGTTGTCGTACTTTCCGCTCATTGA
- a CDS encoding RNA polymerase sigma factor, producing the protein MNHRQLGRHRDESTRSSLLNKARANDEDAWQRLTQLYGPLIRCWCRRRGLRDEAIDDVVQEVLLSVTGALGRFRRGASRGSFRAWLRRITENKIRDHFRRCQHQPNAPGGSANIAQQLNIPAEPISNETGSNSLTGSSSEVMAALDSIRETISERTWRAFVLVTFRDFSPVEAATELNMTSNAVRLANGRVRNRLRSLVSDLPS; encoded by the coding sequence ATGAATCACCGCCAGCTCGGACGACACCGTGACGAATCCACGCGTAGCAGCCTGCTCAACAAGGCACGAGCGAATGATGAAGATGCATGGCAGCGGCTCACGCAGTTGTACGGTCCGTTGATTCGCTGCTGGTGTCGACGCCGGGGATTGCGGGACGAAGCGATTGACGACGTCGTTCAAGAGGTCTTGTTGTCCGTTACCGGTGCGCTGGGGCGTTTTCGTCGTGGTGCCAGCCGCGGCAGCTTTCGAGCTTGGTTGCGGCGCATCACCGAAAACAAGATTCGTGACCACTTTCGTCGCTGCCAACACCAGCCCAATGCACCGGGTGGTAGTGCAAACATTGCACAGCAACTGAATATCCCAGCGGAGCCGATTTCGAATGAGACGGGATCGAATTCGCTGACTGGCTCGTCGAGCGAGGTCATGGCAGCGCTGGACTCGATTCGCGAAACAATTTCCGAGCGGACCTGGAGGGCGTTTGTCTTGGTGACGTTTCGTGATTTCTCACCGGTGGAGGCAGCCACCGAACTAAATATGACGAGCAATGCAGTACGACTTGCCAACGGCCGTGTTCGCAATCGACTTCGCAGTCTAGTGTCCGACTTGCCGAGTTGA